The following are encoded together in the Flavobacterium haoranii genome:
- a CDS encoding DUF58 domain-containing protein, producing MKLDSQIEKISSFQHLELLANQIVEGFISGMHKSPFHGFSAEFAEHKIYNPGESTKHIDWKLFAKTDRLYTKRYEEETNLRCHLIIDNSSSMHYPELGSNQEFYENKIGFSVLASACLMNLLKKQRDAVGLSVYSDEYEYYSPEKGSDRHHRMILNKLETLLVADKTSKKTDTVSFLHQIAENIHRRSMVILFTDMFQSESEDKIFKALQHLKHNKHKVVVFHVYDQKTEFSFDFDNAPKKFIDLETGESINVFSDNLKNDYEKSIQDYFRKIKESCLQYKIQYVPVEIGKNFEKILITYLVEKQNFG from the coding sequence ATGAAGTTAGATTCTCAAATTGAAAAAATATCAAGTTTTCAGCATTTAGAACTTTTAGCAAACCAAATTGTTGAGGGTTTTATTTCAGGAATGCACAAGTCGCCATTTCATGGTTTTTCTGCAGAGTTTGCCGAGCATAAGATTTACAATCCAGGAGAAAGTACCAAACATATCGATTGGAAACTTTTTGCTAAAACCGATAGATTATATACTAAACGCTATGAAGAAGAAACTAATTTGCGTTGTCATTTAATAATCGACAACTCTTCTTCGATGCATTATCCTGAATTAGGTTCAAACCAAGAGTTTTATGAGAATAAAATTGGATTTTCGGTCTTAGCCTCGGCTTGTTTAATGAACTTACTTAAAAAGCAGCGAGATGCAGTTGGTTTAAGCGTGTATTCCGACGAATATGAGTATTATTCACCAGAAAAAGGAAGCGATCGCCACCATCGCATGATTTTAAACAAACTGGAAACGCTTTTAGTTGCTGATAAAACTTCAAAAAAAACAGATACCGTTTCTTTTTTACATCAAATCGCTGAGAATATTCATCGACGCTCAATGGTAATTTTATTTACCGATATGTTTCAAAGTGAAAGCGAAGATAAAATTTTTAAGGCTTTACAACATTTAAAACACAACAAACACAAAGTAGTAGTTTTTCATGTATATGATCAAAAAACCGAATTTTCTTTCGATTTCGATAATGCGCCAAAGAAATTTATTGATCTAGAAACAGGAGAATCAATTAATGTTTTTTCCGATAATTTAAAAAATGACTATGAAAAATCGATTCAAGACTATTTTAGAAAAATAAAAGAATCGTGTTTGCAATATAAAATTCAATATGTACCAGTAGAAATTGGAAAAAATTTTGAAAAAATTTTAATCACCTATTTAGTTGAAAAACAGAATTTTGGTTAA
- the trxA gene encoding thioredoxin has protein sequence MALAITDATFEEVVLKSDKPVVVDFWAAWCGPCRMVGPVIDEISSEYEGKAVVGKVDVDANQEFAAKYGVRNIPTVLVFQNGEVVGRQVGVAPKKTYTDAIDALL, from the coding sequence ATGGCATTAGCAATAACAGATGCTACTTTTGAGGAAGTAGTATTAAAGTCAGATAAACCAGTAGTAGTAGATTTTTGGGCAGCTTGGTGTGGTCCATGTAGAATGGTTGGTCCAGTTATCGACGAAATTTCTTCAGAATATGAAGGGAAAGCAGTAGTTGGTAAAGTTGACGTTGATGCGAACCAAGAATTTGCTGCAAAATATGGAGTTCGTAACATTCCTACAGTATTAGTTTTTCAAAATGGAGAAGTAGTAGGAAGACAGGTTGGTGTTGCTCCTAAAAAGACTTACACAGATGCAATTGATGCATTGTTGTAA